The stretch of DNA TGATGAGCTTTACGAAGGCTGGTATTGCAGTAAAGATAAAATCAACAGAAACAACGAGTTAAAATCAGAGAGACAGGAAATCCTCTGGACCAATTATGATCCAGAAACGTTTGAGAAGCTGAATATCAAACAGGCGCCGAAGCAGACAAAACTTGAAGAGGTGGTTCAATGAGCTTTGAGGATCTATTACTCAAGACTCTTAAGCTCATCAAAGACTCAGATGTTCCTCTTGATCGAAAATCCCTCGTCAGCATGATAGACTGCGGTGAGGACAACGAGATCTTAACAAATGTTTTTAAGTACATTGAAGACGAGCGTTTAGCTGATTATTTTCTCAGAGGATATGTGCTAAGTCCATTGGGACGAGACTATCTCAAACGCTCTAAAATGTTTTCCGGAAAGCAGGCCAGACTAGATTTTTTAGGTGATTAATATGATTCATGAATTAAAGATAATGCCAGATTATTTTGAAGCAGTGGTTATTGGAGCAAAGACATTTGAGCTGATAAATGATGACAGAGGTTTCCAGATTCGCGATATTCTCATTTTGAAAGAATGGGATCCAGACGCTGAAGAATTTACGGGCAGGGAAGTGGTCAGACGCATCTGCTATGTATTGAAGCGTGTCCCAGGTCTGACTTCTGGATACGCCATTCTGGGTATCGAGGAGGGATCGGAATGAAATATCAGATCCCGCGCGTGATACTGCAAAATCCAGCCCGTTTGTTCTTTTTCACTCCTGCCAGACACACATATCGTTACAAGGGCTACCTATCTAGTATTGCACAGACAGAACTAAAGCATGCAGGAAATGATGTCATCAGATCATCAGGATGCTGGATCATCAAAAGCAGGGAGGGTCTGTAATGTCTGAATCTATTGAGCTCTGCATAGCTAGATATCTCTTGTCTGCACAGCAGAACGGCCAGACTGTGTTGAGTGTAAGCTTAATTACCCACATAAGACACGAGCTCTACAGCATGGACGAACTCCTGACTGCTCTTTACTCTCTTGAGAAACAGAACTACATAAGATCAACACGCGATCGCTGGAGCATCACGCAGAAAGGCATTGATCACTTTTTCAGGATAGGTGATGAGTGATGAACGGATCACCAGACAGGCTGCCAATCCTGCATAAAACATACATGAGGCGTGGTGAATATCGACACGTATTCTGGAGCCGGTATGGTATCGCCACATCAAAAAACAATGAGACATCCCCTACGTTTTACCCAGGAGACCGCATTGAAATTATAAATTTAGACTCAAAGCATGGTATGTTTCCATTCGGCAAGAATCGCGGTCGTATAACTCATATCGTTACGGATGAGGCAGATGGCATAACGACTGGGTACACAGCAATTCTGTACAGAATGGATGGATTTCTCCATCTGTTCACGGTTGTTCTGATCGGTACGCTGGGACTGTGTGCATTGCTTTTATTCCTGGGGGCGATCTGATGCTCAGAGTCGCTCTTTATGCAAGGGTCTCTACAAGAGAGCAGGACACTGACAATCAGATGTTCAGACTCAAGGAGTTTGCGCAGAGACGAGGACTTGAAGTCTATGATACCTACATGGATGTCTGTTCAGGTGCAAAGGCGCATCGTCCTGATCT from Candidatus Methanomassiliicoccus intestinalis Issoire-Mx1 encodes:
- a CDS encoding ASCH/PUA domain-containing protein; the protein is MIHELKIMPDYFEAVVIGAKTFELINDDRGFQIRDILILKEWDPDAEEFTGREVVRRICYVLKRVPGLTSGYAILGIEEGSE